A genome region from Hydrogenoanaerobacterium saccharovorans includes the following:
- a CDS encoding DNA gyrase/topoisomerase IV subunit A: MPPKKKKSENKKPQTGGNIYIENAGVVLDQPITETIEKNYMPYAMSVIVSRAIPEIDGFKPSHRKLLYTMHKMGLISGSRTKSANIVGQTMHLNPHGDAAIYETMVRLSKGYEALLHPYVDSKGNFGKSYSRDMAYAASRYTEAKLDPICTEMFSDIDKDTVDFVDNYDNSCKEPTLLPVTFPTILVNPNMGIAVGMASSICSFNLNEICETTIALSKNPNHNISQTLSAPDFSGGGYIIYDEKELNKIYETGRGSVRVRSRYSYDKSNNCIDITEIPPSTTIEAIIDKIVDLVKSSKIKEISDIRDETDLSGLKITIDLKRGVDAEKLMAKLFRMTPLEDTFSCNFNVLIAGSPRVMGVRELLNEWIAFREECIKRRVYYDLKKRKEKLHLLQGLAKILLDIDKAIRIVRETEEETEVVPNLMIGFGIDEEQAEYVAEIKLRHLNREYILKRTDEIDKLKKEIADMEDILANEKRVKAIIVSELKDISKKYGNPRKSLIIYNDDKVAELMEEEEIPDYPVNLFFTAEGYFKKITPQSLRMSNEQKMKEGDEVVQVQEDTNTAELLFFSDRCQVYKSRASDFEDTKASVLGDFIPAKLGMDEEERAVYMAVTHNYEGYMLFFFENGKVAKVDMASYQTVTKRKKLVAAYSDKSPLVAAYYIAEDAEFLLTSTQNRMLLLHTGAITSKPTKSVQGVAVMKLKKSAKVFSVKPYAADSLANEHRYRTKTLPAAGMLPRAEDMGEQLTL; this comes from the coding sequence ATGCCTCCCAAAAAGAAGAAAAGCGAAAACAAAAAGCCGCAAACGGGCGGCAACATTTATATCGAAAACGCCGGCGTGGTGCTAGATCAGCCCATCACCGAGACGATAGAAAAAAACTATATGCCGTATGCGATGAGTGTCATTGTATCGCGTGCTATCCCCGAAATAGATGGGTTTAAACCGTCACACCGCAAGTTGCTTTATACGATGCACAAAATGGGGCTGATTTCAGGTTCGCGAACCAAGTCGGCGAACATTGTAGGGCAGACGATGCATCTTAATCCTCATGGTGATGCGGCAATTTACGAAACAATGGTGCGTCTCTCGAAAGGGTACGAGGCATTGCTTCACCCTTATGTAGACAGTAAGGGCAACTTCGGCAAAAGCTACTCGCGCGATATGGCGTATGCTGCCAGCCGTTACACCGAAGCGAAGCTTGACCCGATCTGCACCGAGATGTTTTCAGATATCGATAAAGATACCGTGGATTTTGTAGACAACTACGACAACAGCTGCAAAGAACCAACCTTGTTGCCTGTTACCTTTCCCACCATATTGGTCAACCCGAATATGGGCATTGCAGTGGGTATGGCAAGCTCCATTTGTTCCTTTAATTTAAACGAAATTTGCGAAACTACCATTGCGCTGTCTAAAAACCCAAATCACAATATTTCTCAAACGCTGTCTGCGCCCGATTTTTCGGGCGGAGGATATATTATTTACGATGAAAAAGAACTGAACAAGATTTATGAGACAGGCAGGGGCAGTGTGCGGGTGCGTTCCCGCTACAGTTACGATAAATCCAACAACTGTATCGACATTACAGAAATACCGCCCAGCACCACGATTGAAGCGATTATCGATAAAATTGTCGACTTGGTGAAATCTTCTAAAATCAAAGAGATTTCAGATATCAGGGATGAAACCGACCTGTCGGGGCTTAAAATTACCATCGACCTAAAGCGCGGTGTAGACGCTGAAAAACTGATGGCGAAGCTGTTTCGCATGACGCCGTTGGAAGATACCTTCAGCTGTAATTTTAATGTGTTGATTGCGGGCTCTCCGCGCGTTATGGGTGTGCGAGAACTTCTCAACGAATGGATAGCGTTCCGCGAGGAGTGCATAAAGCGCAGAGTATATTATGACCTGAAAAAGCGCAAAGAAAAGCTGCATTTGCTGCAAGGGCTTGCAAAAATACTGCTTGATATCGATAAGGCAATTCGCATTGTGCGCGAAACCGAAGAAGAAACCGAAGTTGTGCCCAATTTGATGATTGGATTTGGCATTGACGAAGAGCAGGCAGAATATGTAGCAGAAATTAAGCTGCGTCATCTCAACCGAGAATATATTTTAAAACGTACCGATGAGATTGATAAGCTTAAAAAAGAAATTGCTGATATGGAAGACATTCTCGCGAACGAAAAACGCGTAAAAGCAATCATCGTAAGTGAGCTGAAAGACATCAGCAAAAAATATGGCAATCCCCGCAAAAGCCTTATCATTTACAATGATGATAAAGTTGCTGAGCTGATGGAAGAAGAGGAGATACCCGATTACCCGGTTAACCTGTTTTTTACCGCAGAGGGTTACTTTAAAAAGATTACACCGCAAAGCTTGCGTATGAGCAATGAGCAGAAGATGAAAGAAGGCGATGAGGTAGTACAGGTGCAGGAAGACACCAATACCGCCGAACTGCTGTTTTTCAGTGACCGCTGCCAGGTATACAAAAGCCGTGCAAGCGATTTTGAAGATACCAAAGCGAGTGTGCTAGGTGATTTTATTCCCGCAAAGTTGGGTATGGATGAGGAAGAACGCGCAGTTTATATGGCTGTCACCCACAATTACGAAGGTTATATGCTGTTCTTCTTTGAAAACGGCAAAGTTGCCAAGGTGGATATGGCATCTTACCAGACGGTGACAAAACGCAAAAAATTGGTTGCTGCATACAGCGATAAATCGCCTTTGGTGGCAGCTTATTATATCGCTGAAGACGCAGAATTTCTGCTTACATCTACACAAAACCGCATGTTGTTGCTGCACACCGGTGCAATTACAAGCAAACCCACCAAGAGTGTACAAGGCGTTGCCGTTATGAAGCTGAAAAAGAGTGCAAAGGTATTTTCTGTTAAGCCTTATGCTGCCGACAGCCTTGCCAATGAGCACCGCTACCGCACAAAAACTCTTCCGGCAGCGGGTATGCTGCCTCGCGCCGAGGATATGGGCGAACAGTTAACGCTATAA
- the secG gene encoding preprotein translocase subunit SecG, producing MNAFEIVGGIVLAITCIIIVLVVMMQESKSDGMSAVSGADSAINYGKNRAKTKEMLLNKVTKVAAVIFFAISLAVCIISVYVK from the coding sequence ATGAATGCTTTTGAGATAGTAGGCGGAATAGTACTTGCAATTACGTGTATCATAATAGTGCTGGTCGTTATGATGCAGGAATCAAAATCTGACGGCATGAGCGCGGTTTCCGGTGCAGACTCTGCCATTAATTATGGCAAAAACAGAGCAAAAACAAAAGAAATGCTGTTGAACAAAGTAACTAAGGTTGCAGCGGTTATTTTCTTTGCGATTTCTCTTGCAGTTTGTATCATTTCAGTTTATGTCAAATAA
- the rnr gene encoding ribonuclease R, translating to MKKDFTNNILDMLRKSGTRGLTARELCDKLRVKRQYREEFFLALHKLVKNGTVSEKKGKYRADNLEKLITAKIISVKEGFGFAGSDELERDIFIPGRALQGAMPGDTVLIRKTQGRGDLPEGEVVRISVQSDAPFSGVFKKRGGHCEIIPDSGSKIPVKVAPADALGAHDGDKVLGRLTVRGDNHFTHKAAVTEVFGKATSAAACSEAILAANGITKQFPDEVLKFAEHISKKGITDNDMQNRLDLRYDIIFTIDGADTKDIDDAVSLEKHENGWYLGVHIADVSHYVKPNTPLDVEAFERGTSVYYANSVVPMLPPALSNGICSLNPQEDRLAFSALLSLDKTGKLIGYQFQKSIVRSRVKGVYSEINKILANNADDTILKKYDGLIQIILDMRKLADILNKRRMSRGGLNLQSTESKILVGEDGRAAEIVGREQGISENIIEEFMLTANEAAASLAMERIIPFVYRVHENPSPEKITNLCTLLDALAVDCSELKKQISSGALARILNQVNGTELQLLVNNQILRSMAKAKYSEVNKGHFGLVLDNYAHFTSPIRRYPDLTIHRIMTSMLSGMDEQRLKRKYGNFAKISAEQSSNREQRAMIVERDCEDCYKAEFMTRHIGECFDGVITSVTSHGIYVELVNTVEGMIRIDSLPEGNYDYDGMIELVETASNTRYRVGKLVRVQVAGADVSAGNIDFVLAE from the coding sequence ATGAAAAAAGATTTTACAAATAATATTTTGGATATGTTACGTAAAAGCGGTACAAGAGGGCTTACAGCACGTGAGCTTTGTGATAAGCTGCGGGTAAAACGCCAATATCGCGAAGAGTTTTTTCTTGCATTGCACAAGTTAGTCAAGAACGGGACTGTCAGTGAAAAAAAAGGCAAATATCGTGCCGATAATTTAGAAAAACTGATTACTGCCAAAATCATTAGCGTAAAAGAAGGTTTTGGCTTTGCAGGTTCAGACGAGCTTGAACGAGACATTTTTATCCCCGGGCGCGCGTTGCAGGGGGCTATGCCGGGCGATACTGTGCTTATTCGAAAAACGCAGGGCAGAGGCGATTTGCCTGAAGGTGAAGTAGTGCGTATCTCGGTACAAAGCGATGCACCCTTTAGCGGCGTGTTTAAAAAACGCGGCGGGCACTGTGAGATTATCCCCGATTCCGGCTCAAAAATACCTGTAAAAGTTGCCCCGGCAGATGCACTGGGCGCGCACGACGGTGACAAGGTGTTGGGGCGTTTGACTGTACGCGGTGACAACCATTTTACACACAAAGCTGCTGTTACCGAAGTGTTTGGTAAAGCAACCAGTGCGGCAGCGTGCAGCGAGGCAATATTGGCAGCAAATGGTATTACAAAGCAATTCCCTGATGAAGTGCTTAAATTTGCGGAGCACATCAGTAAAAAGGGTATTACAGATAACGACATGCAAAATCGCCTTGATTTGCGTTATGATATTATTTTTACTATCGACGGTGCGGATACCAAGGATATTGACGATGCCGTGTCGCTGGAAAAACATGAGAATGGATGGTATCTTGGTGTTCACATTGCAGATGTGAGCCATTATGTAAAACCCAATACCCCGTTGGATGTTGAGGCATTTGAGCGCGGGACTTCGGTTTATTATGCCAATTCGGTAGTACCCATGCTGCCGCCTGCACTCTCGAACGGCATCTGTTCGCTCAACCCGCAAGAGGATAGGCTGGCATTTTCTGCGCTTTTGTCGCTTGATAAAACGGGAAAACTGATCGGCTATCAATTCCAAAAATCCATTGTCCGCTCGCGCGTTAAGGGTGTGTACTCCGAAATAAATAAGATACTTGCAAACAACGCTGATGATACGATACTAAAAAAATACGATGGTCTTATCCAAATAATATTAGACATGCGTAAACTTGCGGATATATTGAACAAGCGAAGAATGAGCCGCGGGGGATTGAACTTACAATCTACCGAGTCGAAAATATTGGTTGGCGAGGATGGACGCGCTGCTGAAATTGTTGGGCGTGAACAGGGTATTTCAGAAAACATCATTGAAGAGTTTATGCTTACCGCCAATGAAGCAGCTGCTTCTCTTGCAATGGAGCGCATCATACCGTTTGTATACCGTGTTCACGAAAATCCGTCGCCTGAAAAAATTACGAATTTGTGCACTTTGTTGGATGCGCTTGCGGTGGATTGTTCCGAACTGAAAAAACAGATTTCATCGGGCGCATTGGCACGCATTTTAAACCAAGTAAACGGCACAGAGCTGCAGCTGTTGGTAAATAACCAGATTTTACGTTCTATGGCAAAGGCGAAATACAGCGAGGTAAACAAGGGGCATTTTGGGCTGGTGCTCGACAACTATGCGCACTTTACATCTCCTATCCGCCGTTATCCCGACCTTACGATTCACCGCATTATGACAAGCATGCTTTCGGGTATGGATGAGCAGCGGCTGAAACGAAAATACGGTAATTTTGCTAAGATTTCTGCGGAGCAATCCAGCAACCGCGAGCAGCGCGCTATGATAGTAGAACGAGATTGTGAAGATTGCTACAAAGCAGAGTTTATGACCCGCCATATTGGCGAATGCTTTGATGGCGTCATTACCTCGGTCACGTCGCACGGCATTTATGTGGAACTTGTAAATACTGTGGAAGGTATGATTCGGATTGACAGCCTGCCCGAGGGCAACTACGATTACGACGGTATGATTGAACTCGTTGAGACTGCATCCAATACGCGTTACCGCGTGGGCAAGCTTGTTCGCGTGCAGGTAGCCGGTGCAGATGTCAGCGCAGGCAATATTGACTTTGTACTTGCAGAATAA
- a CDS encoding flavodoxin family protein — MNIVIINGSPRKNGNTYQAVKIVKSNLLQLDPNTTFTEYFLPQDMPEFCRGCFNCFAHGEENCPHAKFVQPILNNMLAADGIIFTTPVYAMSCSGAVKALLDHLAYTFVVHRARPEMVGKNVFILATTAGAGTNSAIKPLKESLSFWGTAKPLVCGIAVRAKELDEMPKKRRDSVYRILKKKSNLFYNRMNKKRKPSLLFRTFFYTICRQRIQLFTPLEKDLSYWKAQGWTADKRPW, encoded by the coding sequence GTGAATATTGTTATTATCAACGGCAGCCCACGCAAAAATGGCAATACCTATCAAGCAGTAAAAATTGTAAAAAGTAACCTCCTTCAACTCGACCCCAACACTACTTTTACAGAATACTTTTTGCCCCAGGATATGCCTGAATTCTGCCGCGGCTGTTTTAATTGCTTTGCGCACGGAGAGGAAAATTGCCCGCATGCAAAATTTGTACAGCCAATTTTAAACAATATGCTTGCTGCCGACGGCATTATTTTTACAACACCGGTATACGCGATGAGTTGCTCAGGCGCAGTAAAAGCCCTGCTGGACCACCTTGCATATACATTTGTAGTACACCGCGCAAGGCCGGAGATGGTGGGCAAGAATGTTTTTATTTTGGCAACCACAGCAGGCGCGGGTACAAACAGTGCAATAAAGCCCCTTAAAGAAAGCTTGAGCTTTTGGGGAACGGCAAAACCTCTCGTTTGCGGTATTGCAGTACGTGCAAAAGAACTGGATGAAATGCCAAAAAAACGACGCGACAGCGTTTATCGCATATTAAAGAAAAAATCAAATTTGTTTTATAACCGAATGAATAAAAAAAGAAAGCCAAGCCTGTTGTTTCGTACCTTTTTTTATACTATTTGCAGGCAGCGGATTCAATTATTCACCCCGCTTGAAAAAGATTTGAGCTATTGGAAAGCACAAGGATGGACAGCAGACAAACGCCCATGGTGA
- a CDS encoding TPM domain-containing protein, with translation MKFFGRIAAFVLVTALLTTAVFALPEPTNRFYVTDTANILTSETKDYIFNNSRVLDEKTTAQLVVATVTSLEGKTVDEYALELGRKWGVGGKEKNNGLLILLAPNERKITVQVGYGLEGAVNDAKAGRFLDNYAVPYLKNDDWDGGIRNLYSALLTEVYKEYNMEVPSDVTVNEQKDNEGSRSSGFFFPLLVVLAIGISTGIMNRNRRGPRPPRGGGGFYGGPPFFGGGFGSGGGFSGGSSGGGFSGGSFGGGGGSFGGGGSSRGF, from the coding sequence ATGAAATTTTTTGGACGTATAGCGGCATTCGTCCTTGTAACAGCATTACTTACAACAGCTGTATTTGCACTGCCCGAGCCTACCAACCGTTTTTATGTAACTGATACTGCGAACATCCTTACAAGTGAGACAAAAGACTATATTTTTAATAACAGCCGGGTTTTGGATGAAAAGACAACTGCCCAGCTGGTTGTAGCCACAGTAACCTCGCTTGAGGGCAAAACAGTAGATGAATATGCTTTAGAATTAGGGCGCAAGTGGGGCGTTGGCGGTAAAGAAAAAAACAACGGTTTACTCATATTGCTTGCACCCAACGAGCGTAAAATTACGGTACAGGTAGGTTATGGCTTAGAAGGTGCGGTAAATGATGCAAAAGCAGGACGTTTTCTTGATAATTATGCCGTTCCTTACCTAAAAAATGATGATTGGGACGGCGGCATCCGCAACCTGTATTCGGCGCTGCTTACCGAAGTATACAAAGAATATAATATGGAAGTGCCCAGTGATGTCACCGTGAACGAGCAGAAGGACAATGAAGGAAGCCGCTCATCCGGCTTTTTCTTTCCGCTTCTTGTTGTTCTCGCTATTGGCATTTCAACCGGAATTATGAATCGCAATCGACGCGGTCCGCGACCCCCACGTGGTGGAGGTGGCTTTTACGGAGGACCGCCGTTTTTCGGCGGAGGGTTTGGCAGCGGAGGAGGTTTCAGCGGCGGCAGTAGCGGTGGCGGCTTTAGCGGAGGAAGCTTTGGCGGTGGAGGCGGAAGCTTCGGCGGCGGAGGTTCGTCTCGAGGCTTCTAA
- a CDS encoding LemA family protein, which produces MSGGIIALIVVVLVVAIAAAWGVGNYNSLVGLREDVTGQSSNIDTQLQRRTDLIPNLVATVKGYAAHETEIMTALADARANLAGAGTMQEKANADAQLSGALSRLLVVVENYPNLKADAQYTALMDELAGTENRIAVSRKDYNDTARVYNKRIKSFPSVIFANMFGFDAAEYFEATEGSDVPPTVDFSK; this is translated from the coding sequence ATGTCTGGCGGCATAATTGCTTTAATTGTGGTTGTACTTGTAGTAGCAATTGCTGCTGCATGGGGTGTTGGCAACTACAACAGCCTTGTCGGCTTGCGCGAAGATGTAACCGGTCAAAGCTCTAACATTGATACGCAGCTTCAGCGCAGAACAGATCTTATCCCAAACCTGGTGGCGACCGTAAAAGGTTATGCAGCGCATGAAACAGAGATTATGACCGCACTCGCCGATGCACGTGCAAACCTTGCTGGTGCAGGCACCATGCAAGAAAAAGCAAATGCAGATGCCCAACTGAGCGGTGCACTCAGCCGTTTACTGGTTGTGGTAGAAAACTACCCCAATTTGAAAGCCGATGCCCAGTATACCGCACTGATGGATGAACTTGCGGGTACCGAAAACCGCATTGCTGTCTCCCGCAAAGATTACAACGATACAGCAAGAGTATACAACAAGAGAATAAAAAGCTTCCCCAGTGTAATTTTTGCCAATATGTTTGGGTTTGACGCAGCAGAGTATTTTGAGGCAACCGAAGGATCCGACGTACCGCCAACCGTAGATTTCAGCAAATAA
- a CDS encoding putative RNA methyltransferase: protein MSFYLCPICKTAFSRQGNSLKCPQNHTFDISSAGYVNLLRNESKKCVVPGDSKEMCVSRNHFLSKHYYRCLAEGIAQTVADLAAALPAPVVVDAACGEGYYTTAIYKKLTEYGKVPAVGGIDISKYALKYAGKRCKGIHFATASIFDMPLPSDFADVVTNIFAPVANEEFHRVLNSGGYMVIVGPGERHLWELKEFLYETPYLNEPKHYSFDGFTFVKKLHFEDKIHISCNEDILNLFAMTPYFWKTSQDATQRLQQLKMMDIQISFELHIFRKQ, encoded by the coding sequence ATGAGTTTTTATCTCTGCCCTATTTGTAAAACAGCATTTTCAAGGCAGGGCAACAGCCTGAAATGCCCGCAGAACCATACCTTTGATATTTCGTCTGCAGGCTATGTCAACCTGCTTCGGAACGAAAGCAAAAAGTGCGTGGTGCCGGGCGACAGTAAAGAGATGTGTGTTTCGCGCAACCATTTTTTAAGTAAGCATTATTACCGTTGCCTTGCAGAGGGGATTGCACAAACGGTTGCAGACCTCGCTGCTGCACTGCCTGCACCTGTTGTTGTGGATGCTGCCTGCGGAGAAGGCTACTACACCACTGCTATTTACAAAAAGCTAACAGAATACGGCAAGGTACCTGCCGTTGGCGGTATTGATATCTCAAAATATGCCCTCAAATACGCAGGTAAGCGCTGTAAAGGCATACACTTTGCCACCGCAAGCATCTTTGATATGCCGTTGCCATCGGATTTTGCAGATGTTGTAACCAATATTTTTGCTCCCGTAGCCAACGAAGAATTTCATCGGGTACTGAACAGCGGTGGTTATATGGTGATTGTCGGGCCGGGCGAGCGGCATTTGTGGGAGCTAAAAGAATTTTTATATGAAACACCTTATCTCAATGAACCCAAGCACTACAGCTTTGATGGTTTTACTTTTGTAAAAAAACTGCATTTTGAAGATAAAATTCACATATCCTGCAATGAGGATATCTTGAACTTGTTTGCGATGACCCCTTATTTTTGGAAAACTTCGCAAGATGCAACCCAACGTCTACAGCAGCTAAAAATGATGGACATTCAAATCAGCTTTGAACTGCATATTTTTCGTAAACAATAA
- a CDS encoding xanthine phosphoribosyltransferase, translated as MELLKQRIMKDGHVKPGNIIKVDSFLNHQMDIELMNEIGKEFAHLFADQPITKILTIEASGIGIAAIAAQHFGNVPVVFAKKTKSKNLDGELYISQVESFTRNTVFDIQVSKKFITEDDCVLILDDFLARGKALLGLIDIVNQSGAKFAGCGIVIEKGWQDGGEVLRKKGVRLESLAIIDKADETGFTFRN; from the coding sequence ATGGAGCTTTTAAAACAGCGTATTATGAAAGATGGCCATGTTAAGCCAGGAAATATTATAAAAGTAGATAGCTTTTTGAATCATCAAATGGATATCGAATTGATGAACGAAATCGGCAAAGAGTTTGCACACCTGTTTGCAGACCAACCTATTACGAAAATTCTCACCATCGAGGCTTCGGGTATTGGTATTGCAGCGATTGCAGCACAGCATTTTGGCAATGTGCCCGTTGTTTTTGCGAAAAAAACAAAATCGAAAAATCTCGATGGGGAATTGTATATTTCGCAGGTAGAATCGTTTACTCGCAATACGGTATTTGATATTCAGGTATCCAAAAAGTTTATTACCGAGGACGATTGTGTTCTCATCCTGGATGACTTTCTTGCAAGAGGCAAGGCTTTGCTGGGGCTGATTGACATTGTAAACCAAAGCGGTGCAAAATTTGCAGGATGCGGTATCGTAATTGAAAAAGGCTGGCAGGACGGCGGAGAGGTTTTGCGTAAAAAAGGCGTTCGTTTGGAATCTCTCGCCATTATTGATAAGGCAGACGAAACAGGATTTACCTTTCGGAATTAG
- a CDS encoding radical SAM/SPASM domain-containing protein, translating to MTNFKKAYIEITNVCNLNCNFCPKTSRSPHFMSSQQFAHLARQVKPFTDYVYLHLMGEPLLHPQLDEILKICEILELKVTITTNGTLINRRRELLLQSLCLYKMHFSLHSFEANDNNIQLEDYVHDIVDFAKAAADEGTINVLRLWNMDSAELKGSNRLNKDIIDLLEDEFGCVFSLRNALGQGRSGLKIYPRIYLEMAEKFQWPSLQAPVMGDEVFCYGLRDQFGILADGTVVPCCLDSEGTVNLGNAFDTPLKSVLLSRRAERIYDGFTARKASEPLCARCGYAQRYVK from the coding sequence ATGACCAACTTTAAAAAAGCTTATATAGAAATTACGAATGTATGCAACCTCAACTGCAATTTTTGCCCCAAAACCTCTCGTTCGCCGCACTTTATGTCCTCCCAACAATTCGCACATTTGGCTCGGCAGGTAAAGCCCTTTACAGATTATGTTTATTTGCATCTTATGGGGGAACCCTTGCTGCACCCCCAACTTGATGAAATCTTAAAAATATGCGAGATACTCGAACTCAAGGTAACCATTACCACAAATGGTACGCTCATTAATCGCCGGCGTGAGTTGCTGCTGCAGTCTCTTTGCTTATACAAAATGCACTTTTCACTGCATAGTTTTGAGGCAAACGATAACAATATTCAGCTTGAGGATTATGTACACGATATTGTTGATTTTGCAAAAGCAGCTGCCGATGAAGGCACCATTAATGTGCTGCGGCTTTGGAACATGGACAGCGCTGAGCTCAAAGGCAGCAATCGCCTGAATAAAGATATCATCGACCTTTTGGAAGATGAATTCGGTTGTGTGTTTTCTCTTCGCAACGCGCTTGGGCAAGGCAGAAGCGGGTTGAAAATATATCCCCGCATTTATTTGGAAATGGCAGAAAAATTCCAATGGCCGAGCCTTCAAGCACCTGTTATGGGCGATGAGGTTTTCTGTTACGGCCTGCGCGACCAGTTTGGCATTTTGGCAGACGGAACGGTTGTCCCCTGCTGCCTTGACAGTGAGGGCACAGTAAACCTCGGCAATGCATTTGATACACCGCTGAAATCCGTTTTACTTTCCCGCCGAGCAGAGCGTATATACGATGGCTTTACCGCAAGAAAAGCATCCGAACCGCTTTGTGCACGCTGCGGATACGCCCAAAGATATGTAAAATAG
- the mutY gene encoding A/G-specific adenine glycosylase, with protein sequence MSIFDDKTTYSLARLHEPLLAWYDTCKREIPWRGASSSYFVWVSEIMLQQTRVEAVRAYFLRFTAALPTLQHLAECDEQTLLKLWEGLGYYNRVRNMQKAAKIVMEQYGGELPRSYELLLTLPGIGEYTAGAIASIAYNIPVPCVDGNVMRVLSRVTANSADITLSSVKKDYQVLAQSMIPMDDSSNSPALQDRSSPRAGDFNQSLMELGATVCVPNGAPLCDVCPIQTQCKAFLSGNPQHYPVKTAKTARKIEKKTIVILMYGDQVLLQKRPNSGLLAGLWEFWSMDGWLNRDELTNALMEQGIFANAIHSLKKAKHIFSHIEWQMQGYLVYLEKLSTIGGGEWVKLTDLRENYALPSALKAYSKELERWVLP encoded by the coding sequence ATGAGTATTTTTGATGATAAAACAACCTATTCACTTGCCCGCCTGCATGAGCCGTTGCTTGCTTGGTACGACACTTGCAAGCGCGAAATACCCTGGCGCGGTGCTTCCAGCAGCTATTTTGTGTGGGTGAGTGAAATTATGCTGCAGCAAACCCGTGTTGAGGCAGTGCGCGCTTACTTTTTGCGCTTTACCGCTGCTTTGCCAACTTTGCAGCACTTAGCCGAGTGCGATGAACAGACTTTGCTGAAACTCTGGGAAGGGTTGGGCTATTACAACCGTGTGCGCAACATGCAAAAAGCCGCTAAAATTGTAATGGAACAATACGGCGGTGAGTTACCCCGCAGTTACGAGCTGTTGCTTACGCTGCCCGGTATCGGTGAATACACTGCGGGTGCAATTGCATCCATCGCTTACAACATCCCGGTACCCTGTGTAGACGGGAATGTGATGCGCGTACTTTCGCGTGTTACAGCAAACAGTGCAGATATAACACTCTCTTCTGTCAAAAAAGACTATCAGGTGTTGGCTCAGAGTATGATTCCGATGGACGATTCGAGTAATTCGCCTGCTTTGCAAGACCGTTCTAGCCCTCGTGCGGGCGATTTTAACCAATCGCTGATGGAACTGGGGGCCACCGTGTGCGTGCCCAACGGGGCGCCTTTATGTGATGTTTGCCCCATACAAACACAGTGTAAAGCGTTCCTATCGGGCAATCCTCAACATTATCCTGTTAAAACAGCTAAAACAGCACGTAAAATTGAAAAAAAGACCATCGTTATTTTGATGTATGGTGACCAAGTGCTGCTGCAAAAACGCCCAAACAGCGGTCTGCTTGCAGGGTTATGGGAGTTTTGGAGTATGGACGGTTGGCTGAACCGCGACGAACTAACAAACGCTTTGATGGAACAAGGGATATTTGCAAATGCAATCCACTCGTTAAAAAAAGCAAAACATATTTTTTCGCACATCGAGTGGCAAATGCAGGGCTATTTAGTTTATTTAGAGAAACTTTCCACCATAGGTGGTGGAGAATGGGTAAAACTTACCGATTTGCGCGAAAACTATGCTTTGCCAAGTGCGCTGAAAGCCTACAGCAAAGAGCTTGAAAGGTGGGTTTTGCCATGA